One part of the Methylobacterium mesophilicum SR1.6/6 genome encodes these proteins:
- a CDS encoding LysR family transcriptional regulator, which translates to MDWDKIRIFLNVAEAGSFTKAGDDIGLSQSAVSRQISALERELKAPLFHRHARGLLLTEQGDLLFRAARDMKLRLENTRARLVETSERPTGDLKVTTTVGLGTSWLSQRVGEFLDLYPDVRIELILTNEELDLAMREADVAIRMRRPAQPDLIQRRLFTVHYHAFASQDYVKRFGEPKTIEDLDDHRLVSFGGNEPSYLLAAHWLADAGRDGRERRHVHLTVNNIGALQRAMEAGAGIGILPDYAVDGDQQLVQVLRETEMPSLESYLVYAEEMRSVARVQAFRDFLVSKAQRWTY; encoded by the coding sequence TTGGATTGGGATAAGATCCGGATCTTCCTGAACGTCGCCGAGGCGGGCAGCTTCACGAAGGCCGGCGACGATATCGGCCTTAGCCAGTCCGCCGTGAGCCGTCAGATCAGCGCCCTCGAGCGCGAGCTGAAGGCCCCGCTGTTCCACCGTCACGCCCGCGGCCTGCTCCTCACCGAGCAGGGCGATCTGCTATTCCGGGCGGCGCGGGACATGAAGCTGCGCCTCGAGAATACCCGGGCCCGGTTGGTTGAGACCTCCGAGCGCCCGACCGGCGACCTCAAGGTCACGACGACCGTCGGGCTCGGCACGTCCTGGCTTTCGCAGCGGGTGGGCGAGTTCCTCGATCTCTATCCGGACGTGCGCATCGAACTGATCCTCACCAACGAGGAGCTTGACCTCGCCATGCGCGAGGCCGACGTGGCGATCCGCATGCGCCGGCCGGCCCAGCCGGACCTGATCCAGCGCCGGCTGTTCACCGTGCATTATCACGCCTTCGCCAGCCAGGATTACGTCAAGCGCTTCGGCGAGCCCAAGACCATCGAGGATCTTGACGACCACCGCCTCGTGTCCTTCGGCGGCAACGAGCCGTCCTACCTGCTGGCTGCCCACTGGCTGGCCGATGCGGGCCGGGATGGCCGGGAGCGGCGCCACGTCCACCTGACGGTGAACAACATCGGCGCGCTGCAGCGGGCCATGGAGGCGGGCGCCGGGATCGGCATTCTGCCCGACTATGCGGTCGATGGAGACCAGCAGCTCGTTCAGGTCCTGCGCGAGACCGAGATGCCGAGCCTGGAGAGCTACCTCGTCTACGCCGAGGAGATGCGCTCCGTCGCCCGGGTCCAGGCGTTCCGCGACTTCCTCGTCTCCAAGGCGCAACGCTGGACCTACTGA
- the trxB gene encoding thioredoxin-disulfide reductase, which translates to MAHTHAKLVIVGSGPAGYTAAIYAARAMVEPLLISGFQPGGQLMITTDVENYPGFAEAIQGPWLMEQMRLQAEHVGTRIVSEYITEVDLKQRPFRLEADSGETYSCDALIIATGAQAKWLGIPSEAAFQGGGVSACATCDGFFFRGKEVVVVGGGNTAVEEALYLANIASKVTVVHRRDSFRAERILQERLFKHPDVEVLWHREIAEICGVQKPAPNVTHVRLKDPRSGEISEVKADGVFVAIGHQPATAIFEGQLPMRHGGYLTVKPGTTETEIPGVFAAGDVTDDVYRQAITAAGMGCMAALEAEKFLANLEIGEDPVQAAAAE; encoded by the coding sequence ATGGCCCATACCCACGCCAAGCTCGTGATCGTCGGCTCGGGGCCCGCGGGCTACACGGCGGCGATCTACGCGGCCCGCGCCATGGTCGAGCCGCTATTGATCTCCGGATTCCAGCCGGGCGGTCAGTTGATGATCACCACCGACGTGGAAAATTATCCGGGCTTCGCCGAGGCGATCCAGGGCCCGTGGCTGATGGAGCAGATGCGTCTTCAGGCCGAGCATGTCGGCACCCGCATCGTGTCCGAGTACATCACCGAAGTCGATCTCAAGCAGCGCCCGTTCCGTCTTGAGGCCGATTCCGGCGAGACCTATTCCTGCGACGCGCTGATCATCGCCACCGGTGCCCAGGCGAAGTGGCTTGGCATTCCCTCCGAGGCGGCGTTCCAGGGCGGCGGCGTCTCGGCCTGCGCGACCTGCGACGGATTCTTCTTCCGCGGCAAGGAGGTGGTCGTGGTCGGCGGCGGCAACACCGCCGTCGAGGAGGCTTTGTATCTCGCCAACATCGCCAGCAAGGTCACGGTGGTCCACCGCCGCGACAGCTTCCGCGCCGAGCGGATCCTGCAGGAGCGCCTGTTCAAGCACCCCGACGTCGAAGTGCTGTGGCACCGCGAGATCGCCGAGATCTGCGGCGTGCAGAAGCCGGCGCCGAACGTCACCCACGTTCGCCTCAAGGACCCTCGCTCGGGCGAAATCAGCGAAGTGAAGGCAGACGGCGTGTTCGTGGCGATTGGCCATCAGCCGGCGACTGCGATCTTCGAGGGGCAGCTGCCCATGCGCCATGGCGGCTACCTCACCGTCAAGCCCGGCACCACTGAGACCGAGATTCCCGGCGTCTTCGCGGCCGGCGACGTGACCGACGACGTCTACCGGCAGGCAATCACCGCCGCCGGCATGGGCTGCATGGCAGCTCTGGAAGCCGAGAAGTTCCTGGCCAACTTGGAGATCGGCGAGGATCCGGTTCAAGCCGCCGCCGCTGAGTAG